A stretch of the bacterium genome encodes the following:
- the groL gene encoding chaperonin GroEL (60 kDa chaperone family; promotes refolding of misfolded polypeptides especially under stressful conditions; forms two stacked rings of heptamers to form a barrel-shaped 14mer; ends can be capped by GroES; misfolded proteins enter the barrel where they are refolded when GroES binds) has translation MAKQLCFGEEARKNTLKGVDTLANVVKVTLGPKGRNVVLDKKFGSPTITCDGVTVAKEIELENAYENMGAQMVREVASKTSDVAGDGTTTATVLAQAIFREGTKNIAAGANPMALKRGIEKATEAVVEEIKKNAKEVKEKKEMAQVATISAHMDAAIGNLIADAMEKVGKDGVITVEESKTMTTELDVVEGMQFDKGYLSPYFVTDAERMECVLEDPYILIHEKKISVMKDLLPILEKIVQKGKPFLIISEDVEGEALATLVVNKIRGTLRCAAVKAPGFGDRRKAMLEDIAILTGGRVVVEELGIKLENLKLDDLGQAKRITIDKDNTTIIEGAGDTADIKARISQIKLQIDETTSDYDREKLQERLAKLAGGVAVVKVGAATETEMKEKKARVEDALHATRAAVEEGVIPGGGVVLLRAQQVVDKLKLEGDEKVGAMIVRRALEEPLRQIAENAGLEGSIVAEKIR, from the coding sequence TTCACCAACGATTACCTGCGATGGCGTAACCGTAGCAAAAGAGATTGAATTAGAAAACGCGTATGAGAATATGGGGGCACAAATGGTAAGGGAGGTAGCGTCGAAAACATCAGATGTGGCAGGTGACGGAACAACAACGGCAACGGTTTTAGCTCAGGCAATTTTCCGTGAAGGGACTAAGAATATTGCCGCTGGGGCTAATCCAATGGCTTTGAAACGAGGGATAGAAAAAGCAACTGAGGCCGTGGTAGAAGAGATTAAGAAAAACGCCAAAGAGGTTAAAGAGAAAAAGGAAATGGCACAGGTAGCCACTATTTCTGCCCATATGGATGCCGCTATTGGCAATTTAATTGCCGATGCGATGGAAAAGGTTGGTAAAGATGGCGTTATCACCGTCGAAGAATCAAAAACAATGACCACGGAATTGGATGTCGTCGAAGGGATGCAGTTTGATAAAGGCTATTTATCACCATATTTTGTAACTGATGCCGAACGGATGGAATGCGTCCTTGAAGACCCATATATCTTGATTCATGAGAAAAAAATATCCGTGATGAAAGACCTTTTACCTATCCTTGAGAAGATAGTTCAAAAAGGGAAACCATTTTTAATCATTTCTGAGGATGTAGAAGGTGAGGCATTAGCGACTTTAGTTGTGAATAAGATTCGTGGCACATTGCGATGTGCGGCGGTAAAGGCACCAGGCTTTGGCGATAGACGCAAGGCAATGTTAGAAGATATTGCTATCCTTACAGGTGGCAGGGTTGTTGTCGAAGAATTAGGGATTAAATTAGAAAATCTCAAACTCGACGATTTAGGCCAGGCTAAAAGGATAACGATTGATAAGGATAATACAACGATTATTGAAGGTGCAGGTGATACGGCTGATATTAAAGCCAGAATATCACAGATTAAATTACAAATTGATGAAACGACTTCTGACTATGACCGTGAGAAACTTCAGGAAAGATTAGCTAAATTAGCTGGCGGCGTCGCAGTAGTTAAGGTTGGTGCGGCAACTGAAACCGAAATGAAAGAGAAAAAGGCACGAGTTGAAGATGCCCTCCATGCTACCAGAGCCGCAGTTGAAGAAGGAGTTATCCCGGGTGGCGGAGTAGTGTTGCTGCGTGCACAACAGGTGGTTGATAAACTTAAATTAGAAGGGGATGAAAAAGTCGGTGCAATGATTGTTAGACGGGCATTAGAAGAACCTTTAAGACAAATTGCAGAAAATGCCGGATTAGAAGGTTCGATAGTCGCCGAGAAGATTAGGT